From the Musa acuminata AAA Group cultivar baxijiao chromosome BXJ3-7, Cavendish_Baxijiao_AAA, whole genome shotgun sequence genome, one window contains:
- the LOC103992415 gene encoding small ribosomal subunit protein uS17 codes for MAEQTEKAFLKQPKVFLCSKKSGKGKRPGKGGNRFWKSIGLGFKTPREAIEGTYIDKKCPFTGNVSIRGRILAGTCHSAKMNRTIIVRRNYLHYVKKYQRYEKRHSNIPAHISPCFRVKEGDHVIIGQCRPLAKTVTFNVLKVIPAGSTSGGGKKAFAAV; via the exons ATGGCGGAACAG ACTGAAAAGGCATTCCTCAAGCAGCCAAAGGTGTTTCTTTG CTCGAAGAAATCTGGAAAGGGGAAGAGACCTGGCAAGGGTGGCAACAGATTTTGGAAAAGCATTGGACTTGGATTCAAGACCCCAAGAGAAGCCATTGAAG GGACTTATATTGATAAGAAATGCCCATTCACTGGAAATGTGTCAATTAGGGGCCGCATATTAGCTGGTACATGCCACAGTGCcaagatgaacagaaccattattGTACGCAGAAACTATCTTCACTATGTGAAGAAATATCAAAG GTATGAGAAGAGGCACTCAAATATACCTGCACATATTTCTCCCTGCTTCCGTGTGAAGGAAGGTGACCATGTTATCATAGGCCAGTGCAG GCCCCTGGCAAAGACTGTGACGTTCAATGTGTTGAAAGTCATTCCAGCTGGATCAACAAGCGGAGGTGGGAAGAAGGCTTTTGCAGCAGTTTGA